CTGCTTGTGAAGATGGCGGAAGCTAATATTGAGGGGCAAAACAGAGCCAAGGCTTCAGAGCTTTTGGATCAGGCAAGAGAGATGATTGCCGGCGGGAAGTGGCGCGTTGAGAACAGGATGCCGCTGACGGCAAAGGTGGCTTCGGCGCGATTTAGAGCCGGACAAAAGCAAAAGGCAGCAGCAGAGGCCGCTGAGGAGATTGAGCTTTTCAGAGAGAAGAAGGAGGAAATAGTGGATATATACCGAAGCGAAGCCCTAACTCCCCTTGCAGAGGCTTACGCAGATATGGAAAGAAGGGAAAGGGCCGCTGAAGTTTATGCGATGGCCGTGAAAGAGGGAGCGGTAAACCCCAACTCCAGGCCTACCGCTATAGATCTCGCCGAGGTGTGCTGCTCTATGGCAGAGTATAAAGTAAAGCCGAACGAGAAACTGCTTGCTGAAATCGAGGAAGTTAAAGGGAGCCTGAGCGTTCCATGGTAAATACTAAAAGCGCAGCTTTACTGTTCATATTCAGCGTATTCAGCGCCGCTGCCTTCGCAGAGCAGGCAGGCGGGGTGAGAGGATACGTTGATGACAAGGATTTTGATGCACCGGTAGCTGAGGCGCAGGTTTTAATCGCAGAATCAGGCGAGAAGACCAAAACCACAGAAGAAGGCAACTATGTTTTCAGTGAGCTCAAGCCCGGCACATACACCTTAATCTTCTCGAAGCAGGGATATGCCCGTCAGGTGAAGTCTGATGTGGTTGTCTCGCCCGGGAGGATGAGCGAGGTTAATGTCTCGCTTACCGGCGATTTTACAGAGATGGAAGAATTCGTCGTTCAGGATTTGAGCTTCGGGGCAGGAACAGAGCTTGCGCTGCTTGATTTGCGTATGGAGGCCCCGGCGCTTATGGATTCGGTGAGCGCTGAGCTGATGAGCCAGGCGGGTGCGAGCGATGCGGCAAGTGCGCTCAAGCTGGTATCCGGTACTACAGTGCAGGACGGGAAATATGCCGTCGTGCGGGGCCTGCCGGACAGATACGTGAACTCCCAGATGAACGGCGTGCGCCTTCCAACGGCGGATGCGGATAAACGAGCTGTGCAGCTTGATCAGTTCCCTTCGGCTGTGATCGAGAGTATTCAGGTGAGCAAAACTTTCACCCCCGACCAGCAGGGCGATGCCTCCGGCGGGGCGGTTAATGTAGTTCTAAAGGGAATACCGGAAGAGACTTCTTTCAAATTCGGTATTGGCTACGACTACAACTCAAACGCATTCAGCGAAGATGAGTTTTTAAGCTACGAGGGAGGCGGACTCGACACCTTAGGCAGCAGGAGCACCGCTGTACCCTCTATCGATTCGATGGATGATACTGTGGGCACGAAGACAGAGGATTCGCCGCAGGAATACAGCTTTTCTCTCTCAGGCGGGGGCAAGCATGCCTTTGCTGAAGATATAAAGATTGGCGGCTTCTTGAGCGCAAACTACAAACGAAGCGCCAGCTACAAAGATGATATGATTGATGACAAGTACTGGGTAGAAGAGCCCGGGGAGGGTGTAACTCCCAGATACAACGACAAACGAGGCGGAGGCGGAGGCGGCCCGGGAACTGGGCGTTTTGAAACATCGCTTTTCGATGTAACCCAGGCCTCGCATCAGGTGCAGTGGAGCACGCTTGGAACTTTAGGCCTTGAGATCGGCACGCACAAATTCAACGCACTTTATATGTACACCAAAACCGCTGAGGACGAGGCCACTGTCTCGGAAGACACAAGAGGCAAGTCCGGTCTGCATAAATTCTGGCCGGATGCTTACGGGTCTGAATTTGATAATTACGCCCCATACGATGAACACCATCCAGCAAACGATAAAGAATATCAGGACCACGCTGCTTATCAAAGACACCAGACACTCGAATATACCGAGAGAACTACAGAAACGATTCAATTCTCCGGCGACCATAAATTTGAGGATCTAAGCTGGGAGCTGGCAGACTGGTTCCGCTTTAAGCCCGTAGAGTTTGATTGGACTGTTTCAAATAATACTGCTGCTATGCATCAGCCGGATAAAAGGATGTTTTCAGCCAGATGGGTTGCTCCATACCACGTGCCGTATCAGCCTCCTACTTTTTGGCCGAGCCCCTCGCCTGAAGTGCCTGCGCACACCGAGCCGGGCAGGTATGAACAGCTCAATCCAGCGGCAAATATGAATATGGGCAACTTCCAGAGAACTTGGAAAGACATTGAGGAACAGAGCGATCAGTATTCGGCAGATTTAAAGCTTCCGTTTGAGCAGTGGACAGAAGACGAGGGATACTTAAAGTTTGGAATATTCAGCGATACTGTTGCAAGGGATTATCAGCAGAAATCTTTCACTAACGACAGCACCTTTGTTGACAGCGACCCGGGGCTTAATTGGGACGACTACTGGAGCAATTATTTTGATGAGCCGCTGAAGGTTTCCGGCGTTG
This window of the Sedimentisphaera salicampi genome carries:
- a CDS encoding TonB-dependent receptor: MVNTKSAALLFIFSVFSAAAFAEQAGGVRGYVDDKDFDAPVAEAQVLIAESGEKTKTTEEGNYVFSELKPGTYTLIFSKQGYARQVKSDVVVSPGRMSEVNVSLTGDFTEMEEFVVQDLSFGAGTELALLDLRMEAPALMDSVSAELMSQAGASDAASALKLVSGTTVQDGKYAVVRGLPDRYVNSQMNGVRLPTADADKRAVQLDQFPSAVIESIQVSKTFTPDQQGDASGGAVNVVLKGIPEETSFKFGIGYDYNSNAFSEDEFLSYEGGGLDTLGSRSTAVPSIDSMDDTVGTKTEDSPQEYSFSLSGGGKHAFAEDIKIGGFLSANYKRSASYKDDMIDDKYWVEEPGEGVTPRYNDKRGGGGGGPGTGRFETSLFDVTQASHQVQWSTLGTLGLEIGTHKFNALYMYTKTAEDEATVSEDTRGKSGLHKFWPDAYGSEFDNYAPYDEHHPANDKEYQDHAAYQRHQTLEYTERTTETIQFSGDHKFEDLSWELADWFRFKPVEFDWTVSNNTAAMHQPDKRMFSARWVAPYHVPYQPPTFWPSPSPEVPAHTEPGRYEQLNPAANMNMGNFQRTWKDIEEQSDQYSADLKLPFEQWTEDEGYLKFGIFSDTVARDYQQKSFTNDSTFVDSDPGLNWDDYWSNYFDEPLKVSGVDIDFVADQEISAFYYMADVPLNSKFKLRGGARFESTELSSHITEAGPSAQVYIPQTGDISQATDGEEFYSLARAEFEQDDMLPSIGFEYKPFEKIKVRGSYSETVARQTFKELVPITNQDYLGGDIFIGNKDLQMSALENYDLRFDYTPYEGGLVSATYFHKDITDPIEYVQGYANFTYTYPVNYPEGEIDGFEFEVRQDLIEFFENMEGVSVGANATFISSEVTLPDDEAAKLETPNIQAPMQTRDMTNAPEYLYNLFLTWDLNESKTQFGLFYTVRGDTLVAGASQSVGNYLPNVYEKEYGTLNMSLKHKLNDTWTMNLKAKNLFDPEIESVYRSDYIDGDVTKTSYTKGIDLSVSLSARF